In a single window of the Pieris rapae chromosome 9, ilPieRapa1.1, whole genome shotgun sequence genome:
- the LOC111004015 gene encoding calpain-A isoform X2: MSFNYYPKNFRANGWGWHRTANTAKAVRGFLDRERDGEHSDIVGNGLYPKLPSEDDSTFSGVKLYPALPVEEYESGAVEEVVEEACAAVNVDMALGETRPSSYGPASYQDFKEIKSSCLAEGRLFEDPEFPATDRSLYYKERLDRPITWLRPGEIVNDPQLFVEGYSRFDVQQGELGDCWLLAAVANLTLYRKLFFQVVPDDQSFDEEYAGVFHFRFWQYGRWVDVVIDDRLPTYRGKLVFLHSSETNEFWSALLEKAYAKLHGSYEALKGGSTCEAMEDFTGGVTEMYEMNDPPPNLYTILLKAYERNSLMGCSIEPDPNVLEAETPVGLIRGHAYSVTRVKYVDIETPGRSGKIPLLRLRNPWGNEAEWNGPWSDKSPEWRFIPESEKEELGLTFDDDGEFWMAFKDFSQHFDRLEICNLNPDSLDPAECPEGCTKKWEMSVFEGEWVRGVTAGGCRNYLESFWKNPQYTVTLKDPDEDDEENKCTIIVALMQKNRRSQRHQGLECLTIGFAVYRLPDYGHVPKPLDINFFKYNASVGRSQAFINLREVSARFKLEQGRYVIVPSTFEPNEEGEFLLRVFSEKDNNMAENDEDVGMGDVDDRVKDVLPSQPEPADPVRQFFDRLAGEDGEVDWQELKEILDYAMREEMAMRHGAAYDGGGGSPQEQSCLEQLLCALCTPICKEIGVDLQQVAQQNQEQVHLNQPQSQELRGQGFSKDVCRSMIAMLDKDNSGGLGFEEFKALWIDLRQWRAVFRLYDTEGRSAIPAQHLRDALHSAGYTVNAHVLNVLAHRYGTSDGYIQFDDFIMCAVRLKTMIANNEPLENLERELAVP, translated from the exons ATGTCATTCAACTATTATCCGAAGAACTTTCGCGCCAACGGCTGGGGTTGGCATCGTACTGCAAACACGGCTAAAGCGGTCCGCGGGTTTTTAGATAGAGAAAGGGATGGTGAACACAGTGATATCGTTGGGAATGGCCTGTATCCAAAACTGCCATCGGAAGATGACTCCACGTTCAGTGGGGTCAAGTTGTACCCCGCCTTGCCAGTGGAGGAGTATGAAAGTGGCGCTGTGGAGGAGGTCGTTGAGGAGGCATGCGCGGCTGTCAATGTAGATATGgcg CTCGGGGAAACACGACCATCATCTTACGGTCCGGCATCGTACCAGGATTTCAAGGAGATCAAATCCAGTTGTCTCGCTGAAGGAAGGCTGTTTGAGGACCCAGAGTTTCCAGCAACTGACCGGAGTCTTTACTACAAGGAGAGGTTGGACCGACCCATCACTTGGTTGAGACCTGGG gaaATCGTAAATGATCCACAACTCTTCGTGGAGGGGTACAGCCGATTCGACGTGCAACAAGGAGAGCTTGGGGACTGCTGGCTTTTGGCTGCCGTCGCCAATCTCACGCTGTATAGGAA aCTCTTCTTCCAAGTTGTTCCTGATGATCAGAGCTTTGACGAAGAGTACGCTGGCGTATTTCATTTTCG tttttggcAGTACGGCCGCTGGGTTGACGTGGTGATAGATGACCGTCTACCGACGTACAGAGGGAAACTGGTCTTCTTACATTCTTCGGAGACCAATGAGTTCTGGAGCGCTTTGCTGGAGAAGGCGTATGCCAA GCTCCATGGATCGTATGAGGCCCTCAAAGGCGGCTCCACGTGCGAAGCTATGGAGGACTTCACCGGTGGAGTCACGGAGATGTATGAGATGAATGATCCGCCACCGAATctctatactatattattgaAGGCCTATGAACGGAATTCCCTTATGGGGTGCAGTATTGAG CCGGATCCGAATGTCCTGGAAGCGGAAACGCCAGTCGGTCTTATCCGGGGTCACGCGTACTCTGTGACCCGGGTGAAATATGTGGATATAGAGACCCCGGGGAGGTCTGGAAAGATTCCTTTGTTGCGTCTGCGCAACCCGTGGGGAAATGAGGCAGAATGGAACGGGCCATGGAGTGATAa GTCACCAGAATGGCGTTTTATACCCGAATCGGAGAAGGAGGAGTTGGGCTTAACGTTTGACGATGATGGTGAATTCTGGATGGCTTTCAAGGACTTCAGTCAGCACTTTGACCG TCTGGAAATATGCAACTTGAATCCTGATTCTCTGGACCCGGCTGAGTGCCCCGAAGGCTGTACCAAGAAATGGGAAATGTCCGTCTTCGAGGGGGAGTGGGTTCGAG GTGTAACAGCCGGTGGTTGCAGGAATTATCTGGAGTCGTTTTGGAAGAACCCACAATATACGGTTACTCTGAAGGACCCTGATGAGGATGATGAAGAAAATAAGTGTACT ATAATCGTAGCGCTCATGCAAAAGAACCGTCGGTCCCAACGGCACCAGGGACTCGAGTGCCTCACCATCGGATTCGCGGTCTACCGTCTCCCGGACTACGGACATGTGCCCAAGCCCCTCGATATCAACTTCTTCAAATATAACGCATCTGTTGGACGCTCGCAGGCGTTTATCAATCTGCGTGAAGTTAGCGCTAG atttaaGTTGGAACAGGGCCGTTACGTCATAGTCCCGTCCACCTTCGAACCGAACGAAGAGGGAGAATTCCTTCTTCGAGTCTTCTCTGAGAAGGACAACAATATGGC tgaGAATGACGAAGACGTTGGCATGGGAGACGTTGATGATAgg GTGAAAGACGTCCTTCCATCTCAACCGGAGCCAGCTGATCCTGTGAGGCAGTTCTTTGACCGTCTCGCTGGAGAAGACGGAGAAGTAGACTGGCAGGAGCTGAAGGAGATCCTGGATTACGCCATGAGAGAGG AAATGGCAATGCGTCACGGCGCTGCTTACGATGGCGGAGGAGGGAGTCCCCAAGAGCAGAGTTGCCTAGAGCAGTTGCTCTGTGCACTCTGCACGCCCATTTGCAAGGAGATCGGGGTCGACTTGCAACAAGTAGCCCAACAGAATCAGGAACAGGTGCATTTGAATCAGCCACAATCGCAAG aacTCCGCGGTCAGGGTTTCTCGAAGGATGTTTGTAGGAGTATGATCGCGATGCTCGATAAAGACAACTCGGGCGGACTCGGCTTTGAGGAGTTCAAAGCTCTTTGGATCGACTTGCGACAGTGGAGG GCGGTGTTCCGTCTGTACGACACTGAGGGGCGTAGCGCAATACCAGCTCAGCATTTGAGAGACGCCCTTCACTCTGCCGGATACACTGTCAACGCCCACGTCCTCAATGTTTTGGCTCACAG atacGGAACAAGTGATGGCTACATACAGTTCGATGATTTCATTATGTGCGCTGTGCGACTTAAAACTATGATTG caAACAACGAGCCGCTTGAAAATCTCGAACGTGAGCTGGCGGTCCCGTGA
- the LOC111004015 gene encoding calpain-B isoform X4 — protein sequence MSFNYYPKNFRANGWGWHRTANTAKAVRGFLDRERDGEHSDIVGNGLYPKLPSEDDSTFSGVKLYPALPVEEYESGAVEEVVEEACAAVNVDMALGETRPSSYGPASYQDFKEIKSSCLAEGRLFEDPEFPATDRSLYYKERLDRPITWLRPGEIVNDPQLFVEGYSRFDVQQGELGDCWLLAAVANLTLYRKLFFQVVPDDQSFDEEYAGVFHFRFWQYGRWVDVVIDDRLPTYRGKLVFLHSSETNEFWSALLEKAYAKLHGSYEALKGGSTCEAMEDFTGGVTEMYEMNDPPPNLYTILLKAYERNSLMGCSIEPDPNVLEAETPVGLIRGHAYSVTRVKYVDIETPGRSGKIPLLRLRNPWGNEAEWNGPWSDKSPEWRFIPESEKEELGLTFDDDGEFWMAFKDFSQHFDRLEICNLNPDSLDPAECPEGCTKKWEMSVFEGEWVRGVTAGGCRNYLESFWKNPQYTVTLKDPDEDDEENKCTIIVALMQKNRRSQRHQGLECLTIGFAVYRLPDYGHVPKPLDINFFKYNASVGRSQAFINLREVSARFKLEQGRYVIVPSTFEPNEEGEFLLRVFSEKDNNMAENDEDVGMGDVDDRVKDVLPSQPEPADPVRQFFDRLAGEDGEVDWQELKEILDYAMREELRGQGFSKDVCRSMIAMLDKDNSGGLGFEEFKALWIDLRQWRAVFRLYDTEGRSAIPAQHLRDALHSAGYTVNAHVLNVLAHRYGTSDGYIQFDDFIMCAVRLKTMIETFKGRSSGGEYATFSLDEWLNRTVYS from the exons ATGTCATTCAACTATTATCCGAAGAACTTTCGCGCCAACGGCTGGGGTTGGCATCGTACTGCAAACACGGCTAAAGCGGTCCGCGGGTTTTTAGATAGAGAAAGGGATGGTGAACACAGTGATATCGTTGGGAATGGCCTGTATCCAAAACTGCCATCGGAAGATGACTCCACGTTCAGTGGGGTCAAGTTGTACCCCGCCTTGCCAGTGGAGGAGTATGAAAGTGGCGCTGTGGAGGAGGTCGTTGAGGAGGCATGCGCGGCTGTCAATGTAGATATGgcg CTCGGGGAAACACGACCATCATCTTACGGTCCGGCATCGTACCAGGATTTCAAGGAGATCAAATCCAGTTGTCTCGCTGAAGGAAGGCTGTTTGAGGACCCAGAGTTTCCAGCAACTGACCGGAGTCTTTACTACAAGGAGAGGTTGGACCGACCCATCACTTGGTTGAGACCTGGG gaaATCGTAAATGATCCACAACTCTTCGTGGAGGGGTACAGCCGATTCGACGTGCAACAAGGAGAGCTTGGGGACTGCTGGCTTTTGGCTGCCGTCGCCAATCTCACGCTGTATAGGAA aCTCTTCTTCCAAGTTGTTCCTGATGATCAGAGCTTTGACGAAGAGTACGCTGGCGTATTTCATTTTCG tttttggcAGTACGGCCGCTGGGTTGACGTGGTGATAGATGACCGTCTACCGACGTACAGAGGGAAACTGGTCTTCTTACATTCTTCGGAGACCAATGAGTTCTGGAGCGCTTTGCTGGAGAAGGCGTATGCCAA GCTCCATGGATCGTATGAGGCCCTCAAAGGCGGCTCCACGTGCGAAGCTATGGAGGACTTCACCGGTGGAGTCACGGAGATGTATGAGATGAATGATCCGCCACCGAATctctatactatattattgaAGGCCTATGAACGGAATTCCCTTATGGGGTGCAGTATTGAG CCGGATCCGAATGTCCTGGAAGCGGAAACGCCAGTCGGTCTTATCCGGGGTCACGCGTACTCTGTGACCCGGGTGAAATATGTGGATATAGAGACCCCGGGGAGGTCTGGAAAGATTCCTTTGTTGCGTCTGCGCAACCCGTGGGGAAATGAGGCAGAATGGAACGGGCCATGGAGTGATAa GTCACCAGAATGGCGTTTTATACCCGAATCGGAGAAGGAGGAGTTGGGCTTAACGTTTGACGATGATGGTGAATTCTGGATGGCTTTCAAGGACTTCAGTCAGCACTTTGACCG TCTGGAAATATGCAACTTGAATCCTGATTCTCTGGACCCGGCTGAGTGCCCCGAAGGCTGTACCAAGAAATGGGAAATGTCCGTCTTCGAGGGGGAGTGGGTTCGAG GTGTAACAGCCGGTGGTTGCAGGAATTATCTGGAGTCGTTTTGGAAGAACCCACAATATACGGTTACTCTGAAGGACCCTGATGAGGATGATGAAGAAAATAAGTGTACT ATAATCGTAGCGCTCATGCAAAAGAACCGTCGGTCCCAACGGCACCAGGGACTCGAGTGCCTCACCATCGGATTCGCGGTCTACCGTCTCCCGGACTACGGACATGTGCCCAAGCCCCTCGATATCAACTTCTTCAAATATAACGCATCTGTTGGACGCTCGCAGGCGTTTATCAATCTGCGTGAAGTTAGCGCTAG atttaaGTTGGAACAGGGCCGTTACGTCATAGTCCCGTCCACCTTCGAACCGAACGAAGAGGGAGAATTCCTTCTTCGAGTCTTCTCTGAGAAGGACAACAATATGGC tgaGAATGACGAAGACGTTGGCATGGGAGACGTTGATGATAgg GTGAAAGACGTCCTTCCATCTCAACCGGAGCCAGCTGATCCTGTGAGGCAGTTCTTTGACCGTCTCGCTGGAGAAGACGGAGAAGTAGACTGGCAGGAGCTGAAGGAGATCCTGGATTACGCCATGAGAGAGG aacTCCGCGGTCAGGGTTTCTCGAAGGATGTTTGTAGGAGTATGATCGCGATGCTCGATAAAGACAACTCGGGCGGACTCGGCTTTGAGGAGTTCAAAGCTCTTTGGATCGACTTGCGACAGTGGAGG GCGGTGTTCCGTCTGTACGACACTGAGGGGCGTAGCGCAATACCAGCTCAGCATTTGAGAGACGCCCTTCACTCTGCCGGATACACTGTCAACGCCCACGTCCTCAATGTTTTGGCTCACAG atacGGAACAAGTGATGGCTACATACAGTTCGATGATTTCATTATGTGCGCTGTGCGACTTAAAACTATGATTG aaacCTTCAAAGGAAGATCTTCTGGGGGCGAATACGCTACGTTTTCCCTAGACGAATGGTTGAATCGCACAGTCTACTCATAG
- the LOC111004015 gene encoding calpain-A isoform X1 produces MSFNYYPKNFRANGWGWHRTANTAKAVRGFLDRERDGEHSDIVGNGLYPKLPSEDDSTFSGVKLYPALPVEEYESGAVEEVVEEACAAVNVDMALGETRPSSYGPASYQDFKEIKSSCLAEGRLFEDPEFPATDRSLYYKERLDRPITWLRPGEIVNDPQLFVEGYSRFDVQQGELGDCWLLAAVANLTLYRKLFFQVVPDDQSFDEEYAGVFHFRFWQYGRWVDVVIDDRLPTYRGKLVFLHSSETNEFWSALLEKAYAKLHGSYEALKGGSTCEAMEDFTGGVTEMYEMNDPPPNLYTILLKAYERNSLMGCSIEPDPNVLEAETPVGLIRGHAYSVTRVKYVDIETPGRSGKIPLLRLRNPWGNEAEWNGPWSDKSPEWRFIPESEKEELGLTFDDDGEFWMAFKDFSQHFDRLEICNLNPDSLDPAECPEGCTKKWEMSVFEGEWVRGVTAGGCRNYLESFWKNPQYTVTLKDPDEDDEENKCTIIVALMQKNRRSQRHQGLECLTIGFAVYRLPDYGHVPKPLDINFFKYNASVGRSQAFINLREVSARFKLEQGRYVIVPSTFEPNEEGEFLLRVFSEKDNNMAENDEDVGMGDVDDRVKDVLPSQPEPADPVRQFFDRLAGEDGEVDWQELKEILDYAMREEMAMRHGAAYDGGGGSPQEQSCLEQLLCALCTPICKEIGVDLQQVAQQNQEQVHLNQPQSQELRGQGFSKDVCRSMIAMLDKDNSGGLGFEEFKALWIDLRQWRAVFRLYDTEGRSAIPAQHLRDALHSAGYTVNAHVLNVLAHRYGTSDGYIQFDDFIMCAVRLKTMIETFKGRSSGGEYATFSLDEWLNRTVYS; encoded by the exons ATGTCATTCAACTATTATCCGAAGAACTTTCGCGCCAACGGCTGGGGTTGGCATCGTACTGCAAACACGGCTAAAGCGGTCCGCGGGTTTTTAGATAGAGAAAGGGATGGTGAACACAGTGATATCGTTGGGAATGGCCTGTATCCAAAACTGCCATCGGAAGATGACTCCACGTTCAGTGGGGTCAAGTTGTACCCCGCCTTGCCAGTGGAGGAGTATGAAAGTGGCGCTGTGGAGGAGGTCGTTGAGGAGGCATGCGCGGCTGTCAATGTAGATATGgcg CTCGGGGAAACACGACCATCATCTTACGGTCCGGCATCGTACCAGGATTTCAAGGAGATCAAATCCAGTTGTCTCGCTGAAGGAAGGCTGTTTGAGGACCCAGAGTTTCCAGCAACTGACCGGAGTCTTTACTACAAGGAGAGGTTGGACCGACCCATCACTTGGTTGAGACCTGGG gaaATCGTAAATGATCCACAACTCTTCGTGGAGGGGTACAGCCGATTCGACGTGCAACAAGGAGAGCTTGGGGACTGCTGGCTTTTGGCTGCCGTCGCCAATCTCACGCTGTATAGGAA aCTCTTCTTCCAAGTTGTTCCTGATGATCAGAGCTTTGACGAAGAGTACGCTGGCGTATTTCATTTTCG tttttggcAGTACGGCCGCTGGGTTGACGTGGTGATAGATGACCGTCTACCGACGTACAGAGGGAAACTGGTCTTCTTACATTCTTCGGAGACCAATGAGTTCTGGAGCGCTTTGCTGGAGAAGGCGTATGCCAA GCTCCATGGATCGTATGAGGCCCTCAAAGGCGGCTCCACGTGCGAAGCTATGGAGGACTTCACCGGTGGAGTCACGGAGATGTATGAGATGAATGATCCGCCACCGAATctctatactatattattgaAGGCCTATGAACGGAATTCCCTTATGGGGTGCAGTATTGAG CCGGATCCGAATGTCCTGGAAGCGGAAACGCCAGTCGGTCTTATCCGGGGTCACGCGTACTCTGTGACCCGGGTGAAATATGTGGATATAGAGACCCCGGGGAGGTCTGGAAAGATTCCTTTGTTGCGTCTGCGCAACCCGTGGGGAAATGAGGCAGAATGGAACGGGCCATGGAGTGATAa GTCACCAGAATGGCGTTTTATACCCGAATCGGAGAAGGAGGAGTTGGGCTTAACGTTTGACGATGATGGTGAATTCTGGATGGCTTTCAAGGACTTCAGTCAGCACTTTGACCG TCTGGAAATATGCAACTTGAATCCTGATTCTCTGGACCCGGCTGAGTGCCCCGAAGGCTGTACCAAGAAATGGGAAATGTCCGTCTTCGAGGGGGAGTGGGTTCGAG GTGTAACAGCCGGTGGTTGCAGGAATTATCTGGAGTCGTTTTGGAAGAACCCACAATATACGGTTACTCTGAAGGACCCTGATGAGGATGATGAAGAAAATAAGTGTACT ATAATCGTAGCGCTCATGCAAAAGAACCGTCGGTCCCAACGGCACCAGGGACTCGAGTGCCTCACCATCGGATTCGCGGTCTACCGTCTCCCGGACTACGGACATGTGCCCAAGCCCCTCGATATCAACTTCTTCAAATATAACGCATCTGTTGGACGCTCGCAGGCGTTTATCAATCTGCGTGAAGTTAGCGCTAG atttaaGTTGGAACAGGGCCGTTACGTCATAGTCCCGTCCACCTTCGAACCGAACGAAGAGGGAGAATTCCTTCTTCGAGTCTTCTCTGAGAAGGACAACAATATGGC tgaGAATGACGAAGACGTTGGCATGGGAGACGTTGATGATAgg GTGAAAGACGTCCTTCCATCTCAACCGGAGCCAGCTGATCCTGTGAGGCAGTTCTTTGACCGTCTCGCTGGAGAAGACGGAGAAGTAGACTGGCAGGAGCTGAAGGAGATCCTGGATTACGCCATGAGAGAGG AAATGGCAATGCGTCACGGCGCTGCTTACGATGGCGGAGGAGGGAGTCCCCAAGAGCAGAGTTGCCTAGAGCAGTTGCTCTGTGCACTCTGCACGCCCATTTGCAAGGAGATCGGGGTCGACTTGCAACAAGTAGCCCAACAGAATCAGGAACAGGTGCATTTGAATCAGCCACAATCGCAAG aacTCCGCGGTCAGGGTTTCTCGAAGGATGTTTGTAGGAGTATGATCGCGATGCTCGATAAAGACAACTCGGGCGGACTCGGCTTTGAGGAGTTCAAAGCTCTTTGGATCGACTTGCGACAGTGGAGG GCGGTGTTCCGTCTGTACGACACTGAGGGGCGTAGCGCAATACCAGCTCAGCATTTGAGAGACGCCCTTCACTCTGCCGGATACACTGTCAACGCCCACGTCCTCAATGTTTTGGCTCACAG atacGGAACAAGTGATGGCTACATACAGTTCGATGATTTCATTATGTGCGCTGTGCGACTTAAAACTATGATTG aaacCTTCAAAGGAAGATCTTCTGGGGGCGAATACGCTACGTTTTCCCTAGACGAATGGTTGAATCGCACAGTCTACTCATAG
- the LOC111004015 gene encoding calpain-A isoform X3, translating to MVNMVQNGGGDFGAILQGAGRQIFNQGGQALLNYGAQALGNIINEVFQKKEAEQKRFLPSIKNYKVLGETRPSSYGPASYQDFKEIKSSCLAEGRLFEDPEFPATDRSLYYKERLDRPITWLRPGEIVNDPQLFVEGYSRFDVQQGELGDCWLLAAVANLTLYRKLFFQVVPDDQSFDEEYAGVFHFRFWQYGRWVDVVIDDRLPTYRGKLVFLHSSETNEFWSALLEKAYAKLHGSYEALKGGSTCEAMEDFTGGVTEMYEMNDPPPNLYTILLKAYERNSLMGCSIEPDPNVLEAETPVGLIRGHAYSVTRVKYVDIETPGRSGKIPLLRLRNPWGNEAEWNGPWSDKSPEWRFIPESEKEELGLTFDDDGEFWMAFKDFSQHFDRLEICNLNPDSLDPAECPEGCTKKWEMSVFEGEWVRGVTAGGCRNYLESFWKNPQYTVTLKDPDEDDEENKCTIIVALMQKNRRSQRHQGLECLTIGFAVYRLPDYGHVPKPLDINFFKYNASVGRSQAFINLREVSARFKLEQGRYVIVPSTFEPNEEGEFLLRVFSEKDNNMAENDEDVGMGDVDDRVKDVLPSQPEPADPVRQFFDRLAGEDGEVDWQELKEILDYAMREEMAMRHGAAYDGGGGSPQEQSCLEQLLCALCTPICKEIGVDLQQVAQQNQEQVHLNQPQSQELRGQGFSKDVCRSMIAMLDKDNSGGLGFEEFKALWIDLRQWRAVFRLYDTEGRSAIPAQHLRDALHSAGYTVNAHVLNVLAHRYGTSDGYIQFDDFIMCAVRLKTMIETFKGRSSGGEYATFSLDEWLNRTVYS from the exons ATGGTCAATATGGTGCAAAATGGTGGTGGTGATTTTGGCGCAATATTGCAAGGTGCAGGAAGACAAATTTTCAACCAAGGGGGACAGGCGTTACTCAATTATGGGGCACAAGCATTGGGAAACATCATCAATGAGGTCTTCCAAAAGAAAGAAGCAGAACAAAAGCGGTTTTTGCCgagcattaaaaattataaagtg CTCGGGGAAACACGACCATCATCTTACGGTCCGGCATCGTACCAGGATTTCAAGGAGATCAAATCCAGTTGTCTCGCTGAAGGAAGGCTGTTTGAGGACCCAGAGTTTCCAGCAACTGACCGGAGTCTTTACTACAAGGAGAGGTTGGACCGACCCATCACTTGGTTGAGACCTGGG gaaATCGTAAATGATCCACAACTCTTCGTGGAGGGGTACAGCCGATTCGACGTGCAACAAGGAGAGCTTGGGGACTGCTGGCTTTTGGCTGCCGTCGCCAATCTCACGCTGTATAGGAA aCTCTTCTTCCAAGTTGTTCCTGATGATCAGAGCTTTGACGAAGAGTACGCTGGCGTATTTCATTTTCG tttttggcAGTACGGCCGCTGGGTTGACGTGGTGATAGATGACCGTCTACCGACGTACAGAGGGAAACTGGTCTTCTTACATTCTTCGGAGACCAATGAGTTCTGGAGCGCTTTGCTGGAGAAGGCGTATGCCAA GCTCCATGGATCGTATGAGGCCCTCAAAGGCGGCTCCACGTGCGAAGCTATGGAGGACTTCACCGGTGGAGTCACGGAGATGTATGAGATGAATGATCCGCCACCGAATctctatactatattattgaAGGCCTATGAACGGAATTCCCTTATGGGGTGCAGTATTGAG CCGGATCCGAATGTCCTGGAAGCGGAAACGCCAGTCGGTCTTATCCGGGGTCACGCGTACTCTGTGACCCGGGTGAAATATGTGGATATAGAGACCCCGGGGAGGTCTGGAAAGATTCCTTTGTTGCGTCTGCGCAACCCGTGGGGAAATGAGGCAGAATGGAACGGGCCATGGAGTGATAa GTCACCAGAATGGCGTTTTATACCCGAATCGGAGAAGGAGGAGTTGGGCTTAACGTTTGACGATGATGGTGAATTCTGGATGGCTTTCAAGGACTTCAGTCAGCACTTTGACCG TCTGGAAATATGCAACTTGAATCCTGATTCTCTGGACCCGGCTGAGTGCCCCGAAGGCTGTACCAAGAAATGGGAAATGTCCGTCTTCGAGGGGGAGTGGGTTCGAG GTGTAACAGCCGGTGGTTGCAGGAATTATCTGGAGTCGTTTTGGAAGAACCCACAATATACGGTTACTCTGAAGGACCCTGATGAGGATGATGAAGAAAATAAGTGTACT ATAATCGTAGCGCTCATGCAAAAGAACCGTCGGTCCCAACGGCACCAGGGACTCGAGTGCCTCACCATCGGATTCGCGGTCTACCGTCTCCCGGACTACGGACATGTGCCCAAGCCCCTCGATATCAACTTCTTCAAATATAACGCATCTGTTGGACGCTCGCAGGCGTTTATCAATCTGCGTGAAGTTAGCGCTAG atttaaGTTGGAACAGGGCCGTTACGTCATAGTCCCGTCCACCTTCGAACCGAACGAAGAGGGAGAATTCCTTCTTCGAGTCTTCTCTGAGAAGGACAACAATATGGC tgaGAATGACGAAGACGTTGGCATGGGAGACGTTGATGATAgg GTGAAAGACGTCCTTCCATCTCAACCGGAGCCAGCTGATCCTGTGAGGCAGTTCTTTGACCGTCTCGCTGGAGAAGACGGAGAAGTAGACTGGCAGGAGCTGAAGGAGATCCTGGATTACGCCATGAGAGAGG AAATGGCAATGCGTCACGGCGCTGCTTACGATGGCGGAGGAGGGAGTCCCCAAGAGCAGAGTTGCCTAGAGCAGTTGCTCTGTGCACTCTGCACGCCCATTTGCAAGGAGATCGGGGTCGACTTGCAACAAGTAGCCCAACAGAATCAGGAACAGGTGCATTTGAATCAGCCACAATCGCAAG aacTCCGCGGTCAGGGTTTCTCGAAGGATGTTTGTAGGAGTATGATCGCGATGCTCGATAAAGACAACTCGGGCGGACTCGGCTTTGAGGAGTTCAAAGCTCTTTGGATCGACTTGCGACAGTGGAGG GCGGTGTTCCGTCTGTACGACACTGAGGGGCGTAGCGCAATACCAGCTCAGCATTTGAGAGACGCCCTTCACTCTGCCGGATACACTGTCAACGCCCACGTCCTCAATGTTTTGGCTCACAG atacGGAACAAGTGATGGCTACATACAGTTCGATGATTTCATTATGTGCGCTGTGCGACTTAAAACTATGATTG aaacCTTCAAAGGAAGATCTTCTGGGGGCGAATACGCTACGTTTTCCCTAGACGAATGGTTGAATCGCACAGTCTACTCATAG